A DNA window from Fibrobacter succinogenes contains the following coding sequences:
- a CDS encoding HD-GYP domain-containing protein produces MAYEVNDSDLGDSQVAALLFEYMPKIAAEYHTDSLLLLMADLGRRIVQADRCSLWLIDEERNELWTKVAHGVDELRIPLTAGFVGYSLKTGQPVLVEDAYQDSRFDRRSDIKNGYHTTSVMTMPMESEGRVMGVFQAINKIGNNVFFSQSDLEHLKLISVYSAKTIESAIRAQELERKAKELESAHMELIRILGEVSEFRSQEVGDHIHRVSELAKMFARHYGLSAKEQDLIYYASLLHDLGKVGIPDEVLKKEGRLTDSEYVQMKSHAVIGRTLLRDSKTELLRVAADIAGAHHERWDGSGYPDGLEGENIPLAARICSVADVFDALVCPRCYKKAWSEESVKEEMKKNSGTHFQPELINILIEHWEEFYSCYRPDGAFVKKGLLPRVK; encoded by the coding sequence ATGGCATACGAAGTCAACGATTCTGATCTTGGGGACAGTCAAGTCGCTGCCCTTTTGTTCGAGTACATGCCAAAAATCGCAGCAGAGTACCATACGGATAGTCTTCTGTTGCTCATGGCGGACTTGGGTAGGCGAATCGTTCAGGCCGACCGTTGTTCGTTGTGGCTTATTGACGAAGAGCGCAATGAATTGTGGACCAAGGTGGCTCATGGTGTGGATGAACTTCGTATTCCTCTCACGGCTGGATTTGTCGGGTATTCTCTCAAGACGGGTCAGCCTGTTTTAGTCGAAGACGCCTATCAAGATTCCAGGTTTGACCGCCGTAGTGATATCAAGAACGGTTATCACACGACATCCGTGATGACAATGCCTATGGAAAGCGAAGGGCGCGTGATGGGGGTGTTCCAGGCCATAAACAAGATTGGTAACAATGTGTTCTTTTCTCAATCGGACTTGGAACATCTAAAGCTCATATCGGTTTATTCCGCAAAGACGATTGAATCGGCTATTCGCGCTCAGGAACTGGAACGCAAGGCTAAGGAACTTGAATCGGCACACATGGAGCTCATCCGCATTTTGGGTGAAGTTTCTGAATTCCGCAGCCAGGAAGTGGGTGATCACATTCATCGCGTTTCTGAATTGGCCAAAATGTTTGCGCGTCATTATGGCTTATCGGCCAAAGAGCAGGACTTGATTTACTATGCATCGCTTCTCCATGATTTGGGCAAGGTGGGCATTCCTGATGAGGTGCTGAAGAAAGAAGGGCGCTTGACGGATAGTGAGTATGTCCAGATGAAAAGCCACGCTGTTATTGGCCGTACTCTTCTTCGCGATTCCAAGACGGAGTTGTTGCGCGTGGCCGCTGATATTGCGGGGGCGCATCATGAACGTTGGGACGGGTCTGGATATCCGGATGGGCTTGAAGGGGAAAATATTCCGCTGGCGGCCCGCATTTGCTCTGTGGCTGATGTATTCGATGCCCTTGTTTGCCCCCGCTGTTACAAAAAAGCCTGGTCGGAAGAAAGCGTCAAAGAAGAAATGAAAAAAAATAGCGGGACGCATTTCCAGCCGGAACTCATTAATATATTGATTGAACATTGGGAAGAATTTTATTCTTGCTATAGGCCTGATGGTGCTTTTGTCAAAAAAGGTCTCTTACCGCGTGTGAAATAA
- a CDS encoding ComF family protein, with product MDVLRTVANFVFGMECLGCGTSSERLDPWLCPACAAELAREALSPSFPSDDAFCLFPMRPLTRRLVHALKYRNIPGLASYLVRHSSAVKRGAVGQELSMLAQPLYFVPVPLHRARYRERGYNQAALLAAALATATGGRICRWLKRKTFVVSQTKLSKEDRELNVAGAFVADFPHKMPERGSVVVVDDVFTTGATTSACLAAFGADFPLPLKVCTLIYDEPASAAADYAADCRADWDGLRGRQ from the coding sequence ATGGACGTTTTGCGGACTGTTGCAAATTTTGTTTTTGGGATGGAATGCTTGGGGTGCGGGACTTCGTCGGAGAGGTTGGATCCGTGGCTGTGTCCGGCATGTGCGGCTGAACTTGCGCGCGAAGCACTTTCGCCCTCGTTCCCGAGCGATGATGCGTTTTGCCTATTCCCGATGCGGCCTTTGACGAGGCGCCTTGTGCATGCGCTCAAGTACCGCAATATTCCTGGTTTGGCTTCGTACTTGGTGCGTCATTCGTCGGCGGTGAAGCGAGGTGCGGTGGGGCAAGAGCTTTCGATGCTTGCGCAACCGCTTTATTTTGTGCCGGTGCCGCTGCACAGGGCGAGGTATCGCGAGCGGGGCTATAATCAGGCGGCGTTGTTGGCGGCGGCACTGGCGACTGCGACTGGTGGTAGGATCTGCCGTTGGCTAAAGCGCAAGACGTTCGTGGTTTCGCAGACGAAGCTTTCGAAGGAGGATCGCGAATTGAATGTGGCAGGTGCGTTTGTTGCGGATTTTCCGCATAAAATGCCTGAGCGGGGGAGTGTCGTTGTCGTGGATGATGTGTTTACGACGGGAGCGACAACTTCGGCGTGCTTGGCTGCGTTTGGTGCCGATTTCCCGCTACCGCTGAAGGTCTGTACTTTGATTTACGATGAACCGGCATCTGCGGCTGCCGACTATGCTGCTGATTGTAGGGCGGACTGGGACGGGCTTCGCGGTAGGCAGTAG
- the rodA gene encoding rod shape-determining protein RodA, with translation MSNERISDKSLKFDWFFIGVTLTLMTFGVFLVYSATMNEEMVFYDARWFRQILYFVTGIAIAIGLVFVKIDWLKRAAVPSYVFALLLLVFVLIFAGDVKGAGRWIDLKVIKLQPSEFAKIAYLITISYWLSKHPVSLHNLKTFLVPLGLFIVPFLLVLKQPDLSTALVFTAMTFVGFFFAGLTFTDLFLIVSPVLSVLFLHSQSMVFQVLWGMLICVVVFSVLRRHLSKKLSGVIIATNILAGYASSMVWNMLEPHQQKRVNTFLDPMSDPLGDGYQVLQSLTAIGSGGIGGKGFGNGSQTNLSFLPEEHTDFIFSVLGEQFGFVGCAAVLVLFTLFLWRASSICRTNDDPFVTLVTMGASTIFLFHITVNIAMTIGLMPVTGLPLPFLSYGGSFALVCMFLVGLLMCLRYQGNK, from the coding sequence ATGAGTAACGAGCGCATTTCGGACAAGTCCCTAAAATTTGATTGGTTCTTTATCGGAGTTACGCTCACGCTCATGACGTTTGGCGTGTTTCTTGTGTACTCGGCAACCATGAATGAAGAAATGGTGTTTTATGATGCCCGTTGGTTTAGACAAATTCTTTACTTTGTGACGGGAATTGCCATTGCGATTGGACTTGTATTTGTAAAGATTGATTGGCTCAAGCGCGCTGCTGTTCCGTCTTATGTGTTTGCGCTTCTTTTGCTAGTGTTCGTGCTTATTTTTGCGGGCGATGTGAAGGGCGCAGGGCGTTGGATTGACTTGAAAGTCATAAAGCTCCAGCCTTCGGAATTTGCAAAGATTGCATACCTGATTACGATATCGTATTGGCTTTCGAAACACCCGGTGAGCTTGCATAACCTCAAGACGTTTTTGGTGCCGCTTGGACTTTTTATTGTGCCGTTCTTGCTGGTGCTAAAGCAACCGGATTTGAGTACCGCGCTTGTGTTTACGGCGATGACTTTTGTCGGATTCTTTTTTGCGGGGCTGACTTTTACGGACTTGTTCTTGATTGTAAGCCCTGTGCTATCGGTGCTGTTCTTGCATTCGCAGTCCATGGTGTTTCAAGTGCTGTGGGGTATGCTGATTTGTGTTGTCGTATTTTCGGTGCTCCGTAGGCATTTGTCCAAGAAGCTTTCGGGTGTGATTATCGCAACGAACATTTTGGCTGGGTACGCAAGCTCGATGGTGTGGAACATGTTGGAACCTCACCAGCAAAAGCGAGTGAACACTTTCCTTGATCCGATGAGTGATCCGCTTGGCGATGGTTATCAAGTGTTGCAATCGTTGACGGCAATTGGTAGCGGTGGCATTGGTGGCAAGGGCTTTGGGAATGGCTCGCAGACGAACCTCTCGTTTTTGCCCGAAGAACATACGGATTTTATTTTTAGTGTGCTTGGGGAACAGTTTGGTTTTGTCGGGTGTGCTGCGGTTCTCGTGCTGTTTACGCTATTTCTGTGGCGCGCCTCGTCGATTTGCAGGACTAATGACGACCCGTTTGTGACGCTCGTGACGATGGGCGCTTCGACGATTTTCTTGTTCCACATTACGGTGAATATCGCAATGACGATTGGCCTTATGCCGGTGACGGGGCTTCCGCTTCCGTTCCTCTCTTACGGCGGTTCGTTTGCGTTGGTGTGTATGTTCCTCGTGGGGCTATTGATGTGCCTCAGGTATCAGGGGAATAAGTGA
- the mrdA gene encoding penicillin-binding protein 2, translated as MYSDAENEARVRRNWNVLIFLAATVILFTVILFRLFSLQYIHYEENFQRSENNRLRRIELIADRGYIYDRNGQVLVRNRPSYQIALQALEMPRKKAGRDSVFQRLLNICDASGARLFDSLSLDTAFQRIRWVRTRPVRILEDATMEQVAVIEEHSTELPGVSVIIESRREYPYGTLASHVLGYTSEISEEQLKLPEYASYSQGDRIGQKGLEQEYDKEFRGKNGLKLVEVNASGREVRTLSDVGGFIAPEPGLHMVSTIDLKLQKAAEAAIPDSVKGALVALDPRNGEILAMVSSPRLDPNIFSLKKRERNKGWAHVALDSMRPLTNRAISGVYPPASIFKLVTSGAGLESGIISETKYYPKACTGGYQYGARYQRCWGVHGNLNVVHALRLSCDVYFYQAGLEIDMARINEFARRFGYGEKLLGVDIPGERAGWLPDSASFNQRNKRLGWRWARGLILNLSIGQGQMVTPLQQAVFIGSLATNKGVYRPHFMKELQDAQGNVVRRYEPKIIRPGTMKPETHRVLLNAMDSVVNHPGGTGKKGAVPGIRVGGKTGSGEWKKGQKTHAWFAAVAPLDDPQIAVSVIIEAGGGGGTVAAPIAHKVLMTFFGKEEEEEQ; from the coding sequence ATGTATAGCGACGCCGAAAATGAAGCGAGGGTACGCAGAAATTGGAACGTCTTGATTTTCTTGGCGGCGACGGTCATCCTTTTTACGGTGATTTTGTTCAGGCTGTTTTCGTTACAGTACATCCATTACGAAGAAAATTTCCAGCGTTCCGAAAACAACCGCTTGCGCAGAATCGAGCTGATTGCCGATCGCGGTTACATTTACGATCGTAATGGTCAAGTGCTGGTGCGTAACCGCCCCTCGTACCAAATAGCGCTCCAGGCCCTCGAAATGCCCCGCAAGAAGGCGGGGCGAGATTCTGTTTTCCAGCGCTTGCTGAATATTTGCGATGCTTCGGGCGCGCGTCTTTTCGATTCGCTTTCGCTCGATACCGCGTTCCAGAGGATTCGTTGGGTGCGCACGCGTCCGGTCCGCATTCTGGAAGATGCCACAATGGAGCAGGTCGCGGTGATCGAAGAGCATTCGACGGAGTTGCCCGGCGTTTCCGTGATTATCGAGTCTCGCCGCGAGTACCCGTACGGGACGCTTGCATCGCATGTGCTTGGCTACACGAGTGAAATTTCGGAAGAGCAGTTGAAGCTTCCGGAATACGCCTCTTATTCGCAGGGCGATCGCATTGGGCAAAAGGGATTGGAACAAGAATACGATAAGGAGTTCCGCGGGAAAAACGGGCTCAAGCTTGTGGAAGTGAATGCCTCGGGACGCGAGGTTCGAACGCTTTCGGATGTGGGTGGCTTTATTGCGCCGGAGCCTGGCTTGCACATGGTTTCGACGATTGACTTGAAGTTGCAGAAAGCTGCCGAGGCTGCGATTCCCGATTCGGTGAAGGGGGCTTTGGTGGCGCTTGACCCGCGCAATGGTGAAATTCTAGCAATGGTATCTTCGCCGAGGCTAGACCCGAATATATTCTCTCTTAAAAAACGTGAACGCAACAAGGGGTGGGCTCATGTGGCGCTTGATTCCATGAGGCCGCTCACGAACCGCGCTATTTCGGGTGTTTACCCGCCGGCATCCATTTTTAAGCTGGTGACGTCGGGTGCTGGACTTGAAAGCGGTATTATTTCGGAGACAAAGTATTATCCGAAGGCCTGTACGGGCGGTTATCAGTACGGGGCGCGTTACCAAAGGTGCTGGGGCGTGCATGGAAACTTGAACGTGGTGCATGCGCTTCGCCTTTCGTGCGATGTGTATTTTTATCAGGCCGGCCTAGAAATTGACATGGCGCGTATCAATGAATTTGCTCGACGCTTTGGCTATGGTGAAAAACTTTTGGGTGTGGATATTCCTGGCGAACGCGCGGGCTGGCTCCCAGATTCGGCTTCGTTCAACCAAAGGAACAAGCGCTTGGGCTGGCGTTGGGCGCGCGGGCTTATTCTGAACCTTTCGATTGGGCAAGGACAGATGGTGACACCGCTCCAGCAGGCCGTGTTTATTGGCTCCTTGGCGACGAACAAGGGCGTTTATCGGCCACACTTTATGAAGGAATTGCAGGACGCGCAGGGCAATGTGGTGCGCCGTTATGAACCAAAAATCATCCGTCCGGGAACGATGAAACCCGAAACGCACCGTGTGCTTTTGAATGCGATGGATTCCGTGGTGAACCATCCGGGTGGCACGGGAAAGAAGGGCGCCGTTCCTGGGATTCGCGTGGGCGGAAAGACTGGCTCTGGCGAATGGAAAAAAGGGCAGAAGACTCACGCCTGGTTTGCAGCGGTAGCTCCTCTGGATGATCCGCAAATAGCTGTTTCTGTGATTATAGAAGCAGGCGGTGGCGGTGGTACCGTGGCTGCCCCGATTGCACACAAAGTGTTAATGACCTTCTTTGGTAAGGAGGAGGAAGAAGAACAATGA
- the mreD gene encoding rod shape-determining protein MreD, producing MSNYGWLKTFLMFVAAFAMQSSVGDWLKILDVGPDFVVIFIVSVALRHGAATGCFWGFLAGFTLDVYAPVEWLGANAIAMTIVGFAVGQLEEHFLTLNLPPKVGVLGLAFFVNDMFYFLITGLEKDVVTTLFVTRTVPECIYTVVIGGILFYLTSGKKSNV from the coding sequence ATGAGTAACTACGGATGGTTAAAGACGTTTCTCATGTTTGTCGCTGCCTTTGCCATGCAGTCTTCTGTTGGCGATTGGCTGAAGATTCTGGATGTCGGGCCTGATTTTGTGGTCATCTTTATTGTGTCCGTGGCTTTGCGTCATGGGGCCGCTACGGGCTGTTTCTGGGGCTTCTTGGCTGGTTTTACGCTGGATGTCTATGCTCCGGTGGAATGGCTTGGTGCAAACGCGATTGCGATGACGATTGTGGGCTTTGCCGTGGGGCAGCTCGAAGAGCATTTCTTGACGCTCAACTTGCCTCCAAAGGTTGGAGTCCTTGGCCTTGCGTTTTTCGTAAACGATATGTTCTATTTCCTCATTACAGGCCTTGAAAAAGATGTCGTGACGACGCTTTTTGTCACAAGGACTGTGCCGGAGTGCATTTACACCGTCGTTATCGGTGGTATTTTGTTTTACCTCACTTCGGGGAAAAAGTCGAATGTATAG